The following are from one region of the Rosistilla carotiformis genome:
- a CDS encoding PSD1 and planctomycete cytochrome C domain-containing protein codes for MNQKTHHAIGCLLLLASLAGSVAGAEETAGGKADEKEQAIERDFTLNVLPVLRSKCLGCHGGDADDIKGDLSVVDREALLRGGESGDPTVVPGEPGAGTMLAAIRWESMEMPPKENDRLTEKQIVEISRWIEHGAPWPDEATQQHYRDLESQKKSTADGIIVSTSGGLSEDWTHRRYAADDLWAYAPLPAKKSLAANGLAVPAAIDLYIDRQLKEADLQGSGEATPAALLRRATLDLTGLPPSPAQYDAFEIAWQQDREAAWTALIDRLLASPEYGEHWGRHWLDVTRYADTGGMANDFERSNMWRYRDYVVRSFNDDKPYDQFVVEQLAGDELADLSVRQRTGGDIKSVHQVQLDGDYTPEEAEWIVATGFLRVGPWDNAMIEAEEARQIYLDDLVNITGQAFLSTTMRCFKCHDHKFDPLPTRDYYRMYAAFATTRMAERTVPYLEDESREGFDAGRAHVRRMLDFAVAQKKKLVDKREAAARAWFEEHDLPYKNEAERKGLPDEEKPARHVGLSIPEQGELKVREQDEWIWNRRLERYQPMAQSVFNAEAGRLAWNGARKLRIQRLKKSSPLTNHILLGGALTALGEAVMPGVLSAVSLPVDPAAKDPFLLPADIDGRRLGLARWIASRDNGLSTRSIVNRVWQYHFGIGLAANSINFGVKGAKPSHPELLDFLTVDFVENGWTLKRLHRAIMQSQAYRRSTVPVDPQHIAKADPGNRLLSHFPRRRLSAEELRDGLLQITGELQSTRGGLPVMPEINMEVALQPRMIQFSLAPAYQPSPTPELRNRRTIYAYHVRGQSDPFTELFNQPNSNETCEVRESAAVTPQVFGLLNSDVITDRSIALALRLQREQQTVADQIAYAFRLVLGREPTSNESQRLTQYVRDMQAYHEGKAPAAVRYPTEITRSLVEEFSGEVFEYQEILPVFEQYVPDAKANDVSAATRALADACLLLFNTNEFMYVE; via the coding sequence ATGAATCAGAAAACCCATCACGCGATTGGCTGCCTGTTGTTGCTGGCGTCGCTGGCTGGTTCGGTCGCCGGGGCCGAAGAAACGGCCGGTGGCAAGGCTGATGAAAAAGAGCAGGCGATCGAGCGAGACTTCACGCTGAACGTGTTGCCGGTGCTGCGCAGCAAGTGTTTGGGCTGCCACGGCGGCGACGCCGATGACATCAAGGGTGACTTGAGCGTTGTCGATCGCGAGGCTTTGCTGCGCGGCGGCGAATCGGGCGATCCGACGGTTGTGCCGGGAGAGCCCGGCGCGGGGACGATGCTTGCGGCAATCCGTTGGGAGAGCATGGAGATGCCTCCCAAAGAAAACGATCGGCTTACCGAAAAGCAGATCGTGGAGATCTCGCGTTGGATCGAACATGGTGCGCCGTGGCCCGATGAGGCGACGCAGCAACACTATCGCGATTTGGAGAGTCAGAAAAAATCGACGGCCGACGGGATCATCGTCTCGACCAGCGGAGGGCTTTCGGAGGACTGGACCCATCGCCGGTACGCCGCCGACGATCTGTGGGCCTACGCTCCGCTGCCTGCGAAGAAATCGTTGGCCGCCAATGGCCTGGCTGTGCCGGCGGCGATCGATCTGTATATCGATCGTCAATTGAAAGAGGCGGATTTGCAGGGGAGTGGCGAAGCGACGCCGGCGGCGCTGCTGCGGCGGGCGACGTTGGATCTGACCGGCCTGCCTCCATCGCCCGCTCAATACGACGCGTTCGAGATCGCTTGGCAGCAGGATCGCGAAGCGGCTTGGACGGCGCTGATCGATCGCTTGTTGGCCAGTCCCGAATACGGCGAGCATTGGGGGCGGCACTGGTTAGATGTGACGCGTTACGCCGACACCGGTGGGATGGCAAACGATTTTGAACGATCCAACATGTGGCGTTATCGCGACTATGTCGTGCGGTCGTTCAATGACGACAAGCCGTACGATCAGTTTGTTGTGGAGCAGTTGGCTGGTGACGAGTTGGCCGATCTGTCGGTTCGCCAGCGGACCGGCGGCGACATCAAGTCGGTTCATCAAGTGCAGCTCGATGGCGATTATACGCCCGAGGAAGCAGAGTGGATCGTGGCGACCGGCTTCCTGCGGGTGGGCCCCTGGGACAACGCGATGATCGAAGCCGAAGAGGCGCGGCAGATCTATCTCGATGATTTGGTGAACATCACCGGCCAGGCGTTTCTTTCGACGACGATGCGGTGCTTCAAGTGCCACGATCACAAATTCGATCCGCTGCCGACGCGCGACTACTACCGTATGTATGCAGCTTTTGCGACGACGCGGATGGCCGAACGGACCGTTCCCTATCTGGAAGACGAGAGTCGCGAGGGGTTTGATGCGGGGCGAGCTCACGTGCGGCGGATGCTCGATTTTGCTGTCGCTCAAAAAAAGAAGCTCGTCGACAAACGAGAGGCCGCCGCGCGGGCGTGGTTTGAAGAACACGACCTGCCTTATAAAAACGAAGCCGAACGCAAGGGGCTGCCCGACGAGGAGAAGCCGGCGCGGCACGTTGGTTTATCGATTCCTGAGCAGGGGGAGTTGAAGGTTCGTGAGCAGGATGAGTGGATTTGGAATCGGCGGTTGGAGCGGTATCAGCCGATGGCTCAAAGCGTGTTTAACGCCGAGGCGGGCAGGCTGGCTTGGAATGGGGCTCGCAAGTTGAGGATCCAGCGGTTGAAGAAGAGCAGTCCGCTGACGAATCACATTTTGTTGGGGGGCGCATTGACGGCGTTGGGCGAAGCGGTGATGCCGGGCGTGCTGAGTGCCGTCTCGTTGCCTGTCGATCCGGCGGCAAAAGATCCTTTCCTGTTGCCTGCCGATATCGATGGCCGGCGGTTGGGGCTGGCGCGTTGGATCGCCAGTCGCGACAACGGCTTGTCGACGCGTTCGATCGTCAATCGGGTTTGGCAATATCACTTTGGAATCGGATTGGCTGCCAACTCGATCAACTTTGGCGTCAAAGGGGCGAAGCCTTCGCATCCGGAGCTGTTGGATTTTCTGACGGTTGATTTTGTCGAGAACGGTTGGACGCTGAAGCGGCTGCATCGGGCGATCATGCAATCGCAAGCCTATCGCCGCAGCACCGTGCCGGTCGATCCGCAACACATTGCCAAGGCCGATCCAGGGAACCGGTTGTTGTCCCATTTTCCACGGCGACGGTTGAGTGCCGAAGAGCTGCGCGATGGGCTGCTGCAGATCACCGGCGAACTGCAATCGACGCGCGGAGGGCTGCCGGTGATGCCGGAGATCAATATGGAGGTGGCGCTGCAGCCGCGGATGATCCAGTTCTCGTTGGCGCCGGCCTACCAACCGTCGCCGACTCCCGAATTGCGGAATCGCCGCACGATCTATGCCTACCATGTTCGCGGCCAATCCGATCCATTCACCGAGCTATTTAATCAACCGAATTCGAACGAGACGTGTGAGGTTCGTGAATCGGCGGCCGTTACGCCTCAGGTTTTTGGTTTGCTCAACAGCGACGTGATCACCGATCGCAGCATCGCGTTGGCGCTGCGACTGCAACGCGAGCAGCAGACGGTTGCGGATCAGATCGCTTATGCGTTTCGTTTGGTCTTGGGGCGCGAGCCAACATCAAATGAATCGCAACGACTGACGCAGTACGTTCGCGATATGCAAGCGTATCACGAAGGAAAGGCTCCCGCAGCGGTTCGTTATCCGACCGAGATCACGCGTTCGTTGGTCGAGGAGTTTTCGGGAGAGGTGTTTGAATATCAAGAGATCTTGCCGGTCTTCGAGCAGTACGTTCCCGATGCCAAAGCAAACGACGTGTCGGCCGCGACGCGAGCCTTGGCCGACGCCTGTTTGCTTTTATTCAACACCAATGAATTTATGTATGTGGAATGA
- a CDS encoding DUF1501 domain-containing protein, producing the protein MNVHPQINDSRRSFLYQLGASLGSVALTNLLASEAAAATGPLSPKPPMMPAKAKNVIMLFMEGGPGHMDTFDPKPELTRMHKKESKLKAGQESGFKFFVGSPFGFQKVGQSGIEMCDQWKHLADPYVADELCNYRGCQAESLNHPEALFHMNTGSRLGGDPGLGAWATYGLGSENENLPGYVVMTELALPQGGAGNWTNGFLPPYYQGTRLRPTGSPILDLASQEFKSREHQRRALDELARLNQSHLESLGADDQRLRARMESYELAFRMQTEVPGVIDLSKETQQTLDMYGLNAPETETFGRQCLMARRLVESGVRFVQIFSGGWDSHDYLERGHTSRIKSVDQPMAALIRDLKQRGMLEDTLIIWTGEFGRTPDNNKRGGVYSLGRGHNNNAMTMLMAGGGVKRGAIVGGTDELGSSAVECVHPIRDLHVTLMHLLGLDDNKLTYLHAGRYKQLSQFGGEAIKELIA; encoded by the coding sequence ATGAACGTTCATCCTCAAATCAACGACTCACGGCGATCCTTCCTGTATCAACTGGGAGCTTCGCTCGGTTCGGTCGCACTGACGAATCTATTGGCTAGCGAAGCGGCTGCGGCCACGGGACCGTTGTCGCCCAAGCCGCCGATGATGCCGGCCAAAGCGAAAAACGTGATCATGTTGTTTATGGAAGGGGGGCCCGGACACATGGACACCTTTGATCCCAAGCCGGAATTGACGCGGATGCATAAAAAGGAATCGAAGCTGAAAGCGGGACAGGAGTCGGGTTTCAAGTTCTTCGTCGGAAGCCCGTTTGGTTTTCAGAAGGTCGGGCAATCGGGGATCGAGATGTGCGACCAGTGGAAGCATCTGGCCGATCCCTACGTGGCCGATGAGTTGTGCAATTATCGCGGTTGCCAAGCCGAATCGCTGAACCATCCCGAAGCGCTGTTCCACATGAACACTGGAAGTCGGCTGGGAGGCGATCCGGGGTTGGGCGCTTGGGCGACGTACGGTTTGGGGTCGGAGAATGAGAATCTGCCGGGCTACGTCGTGATGACGGAGTTGGCGTTGCCGCAGGGAGGCGCGGGGAACTGGACCAACGGTTTTTTGCCTCCCTATTACCAGGGAACGCGGCTGCGACCAACGGGGTCGCCGATCTTGGACCTCGCGTCGCAAGAGTTCAAGTCGCGGGAACACCAACGCCGCGCGCTCGATGAGCTGGCGCGATTGAACCAATCGCATCTCGAATCGTTGGGGGCCGACGACCAACGGTTGCGGGCGCGGATGGAGAGTTATGAGTTAGCGTTTCGGATGCAGACCGAAGTGCCGGGAGTGATCGATCTATCGAAGGAGACTCAGCAAACGCTGGACATGTATGGGCTGAACGCCCCGGAGACCGAGACGTTTGGTCGGCAGTGTCTGATGGCTCGACGGTTGGTCGAAAGCGGTGTCCGGTTTGTGCAGATCTTCAGCGGCGGTTGGGACAGCCACGATTACTTGGAACGTGGGCACACCTCGCGAATCAAGAGCGTCGATCAACCGATGGCGGCGTTGATCCGCGACCTGAAGCAACGGGGAATGTTAGAGGATACGTTGATCATCTGGACCGGCGAATTTGGTCGCACGCCCGACAACAACAAGCGTGGCGGCGTCTATTCGTTGGGCCGCGGTCACAACAACAACGCGATGACGATGCTGATGGCCGGAGGTGGAGTCAAGCGAGGTGCCATCGTTGGTGGGACCGACGAACTTGGATCATCCGCCGTCGAGTGCGTGCATCCGATCCGCGATCTGCACGTAACGCTGATGCACCTGTTGGGACTCGACGACAACAAACTGACCTACCTGCACGCAGGTCGCTATAAACAGCTGAGCCAATTCGGCGGCGAAGCGATCAAAGAACTGATCGCTTAG